In Leptotrichia sp. OH3620_COT-345, the following proteins share a genomic window:
- the arcC gene encoding carbamate kinase, with product MVKRIVVALGGNALGNSPEEQLKLVKNTAKSIVDMIKEGFEVVIGHGNGPQVGMINLAMDYAANGEVKTPYMPFAECGAMSQGYIGYHLQQAIREELNAQNIKKGVVSLVTQVVVDEKDPAFTNPTKPIGMFYSKEEADKIASEKGFTFVEDAGRGYRRVVPSPSPKRIVEIEEVEALVDKGTVVITVGGGGIPVVEENGHYRGVDAVIDKDKSSSKLAADLKADMLVILTAVDKVYINYNKPDQKELDVLNIEEIKKYIDEGHFAKGSMLPKIEACMEYVENNREGQAIITSLQNAGSALVGNTGTVIKF from the coding sequence ATGGTGAAAAGAATAGTAGTTGCACTTGGAGGGAATGCTTTAGGAAATAGTCCTGAAGAACAGCTGAAACTTGTAAAGAATACGGCTAAATCAATAGTTGACATGATTAAAGAGGGATTTGAAGTTGTAATAGGTCATGGAAACGGTCCTCAAGTGGGAATGATAAATTTGGCAATGGATTATGCTGCAAACGGAGAAGTAAAAACTCCATATATGCCTTTTGCAGAGTGCGGAGCAATGAGTCAGGGATATATAGGATATCATCTTCAGCAGGCAATAAGAGAAGAACTTAATGCCCAGAATATAAAAAAAGGTGTAGTATCTCTTGTGACACAGGTAGTTGTAGATGAAAAAGATCCTGCATTTACAAATCCTACAAAACCTATAGGAATGTTTTACAGTAAGGAAGAAGCTGATAAAATAGCTTCAGAAAAAGGATTTACATTTGTAGAAGATGCAGGAAGAGGATATAGAAGAGTTGTCCCTTCACCGTCACCTAAAAGAATAGTTGAAATTGAAGAAGTGGAAGCACTTGTAGATAAAGGAACTGTTGTAATTACTGTAGGAGGAGGAGGAATACCTGTAGTAGAGGAAAATGGACATTATAGAGGTGTAGATGCAGTTATAGATAAGGATAAGTCAAGTTCCAAACTTGCCGCAGATTTAAAAGCTGATATGCTTGTTATACTGACTGCCGTTGATAAAGTTTACATTAACTATAATAAACCTGATCAGAAAGAATTAGATGTTTTAAATATCGAAGAAATTAAAAAGTATATTGATGAAGGTCATTTTGCTAAAGGAAGCATGTTGCCTAAAATAGAAGCTTGCATGGAATATGTGGAAAACAATAGAGAAGGACAGGCTATCATTACTTCATTGCAGAATGCCGGTTCAGCGTTAGTAGGAAATACGGGGACGGTTATTAAATTTTAA
- a CDS encoding YfcC family protein — MAKKKGIQLSAFSILFLIIFGLAILTWFFPQVENASLSTVVMAPFNGFKEAIDVCIFILLLGGFLGVVTKTGALDAGIGALVKKLKGNELVLIVILMILFSIGGTTYGMAEETVAFYVLICSTMVAAGFDSTVGVATIMLGAGVGVLGSTVNPFAIGVALDALKEKGIQYNSGIVIMLGAVLWLSALGAAIFYVLSYAKKVKAEKGSTILSLQEQKDMQESFGHANFDNIEFTGKTRVTLILFSLTFLIMVISLIPWESFGITVFKGWTSFLTGTSLGEWYFAELSMWFLLSAVIIGIVNGFKETEIIDSFMEGVKDILSVVLIIAVARGASVLMAATKFDAFILNTASAALKGLPAFIFAPMSYLLFLVLSFLIPSTSGLASVAFPVLGPLTSALGYSAEVMVLIFSAASGIINLITPTSGVVMGGLAIGKMQYGTWIKFVGKLIAIIFVMDIVILTIAMMIIR; from the coding sequence ATGGCTAAGAAAAAAGGTATACAATTGTCCGCATTCTCAATTTTATTTCTAATAATATTCGGATTGGCAATTTTAACTTGGTTTTTTCCTCAGGTTGAAAATGCATCATTATCGACAGTAGTAATGGCACCATTTAACGGATTTAAAGAAGCGATAGACGTATGTATATTCATATTGCTACTCGGAGGATTTTTAGGAGTGGTCACAAAAACAGGAGCATTAGATGCAGGAATAGGTGCACTTGTAAAAAAACTTAAAGGAAATGAACTTGTTCTGATTGTCATACTGATGATTTTATTCTCAATTGGAGGAACTACATATGGAATGGCAGAAGAAACTGTGGCATTTTATGTATTAATTTGTTCCACAATGGTTGCAGCGGGATTTGATAGTACTGTGGGAGTTGCAACAATAATGCTCGGTGCAGGAGTGGGAGTTTTAGGTTCAACTGTCAATCCTTTTGCAATAGGAGTTGCTCTTGATGCTCTGAAAGAAAAAGGAATACAATATAACAGCGGTATAGTAATAATGCTTGGAGCAGTATTATGGTTATCAGCTTTGGGTGCCGCCATTTTCTATGTTTTAAGTTATGCAAAAAAAGTGAAAGCTGAAAAAGGGTCAACAATTTTATCATTACAGGAACAGAAAGATATGCAGGAAAGTTTCGGACATGCAAATTTTGATAATATAGAATTTACGGGAAAAACAAGAGTTACATTAATATTGTTTTCTTTGACATTTCTTATAATGGTTATTTCATTAATTCCATGGGAAAGTTTTGGAATAACCGTATTTAAAGGATGGACAAGTTTCCTGACAGGAACTTCTTTGGGAGAATGGTATTTTGCGGAGTTGTCTATGTGGTTTTTACTATCCGCAGTTATAATAGGGATAGTTAATGGATTTAAAGAAACGGAAATAATAGACTCCTTTATGGAAGGAGTAAAAGATATACTGAGTGTAGTGCTTATAATTGCAGTAGCAAGAGGGGCTTCAGTGTTAATGGCAGCAACAAAATTTGATGCATTTATACTTAATACGGCTTCAGCAGCCTTAAAAGGATTACCGGCTTTCATATTTGCTCCTATGTCGTATCTGCTCTTTTTAGTGCTGTCATTCCTGATACCGTCAACATCGGGACTGGCTTCAGTAGCATTCCCTGTATTAGGACCTTTGACATCAGCTTTAGGTTACAGTGCTGAAGTTATGGTATTAATATTCAGCGCGGCTTCAGGAATTATTAACTTAATCACACCTACATCGGGAGTCGTTATGGGAGGACTTGCAATAGGTAAGATGCAGTACGGAACTTGGATAAAATTTGTAGGAAAACTTATAGCAATAATATTTGTTATGGATATAGTAATATTAACTATTGCAATGATGATTATCAGATAG
- the arcA gene encoding arginine deiminase, which produces MAINVKSEIKPLKKVLLHRPGKELLNLTPDTLERLLFDDIPFLKVAQAEHDTFAKILKENGVEVVYLEDLAAETIGQCPDLKKQFLEQFITEGGVLVPEYREALMKLFDSYSDNKELILKTMEGVKYGELNLTSDSLISRLNDDSELILDPMPNLYFTRDPFASIGNGVSLNRMYSITRNRETIYADYIFKHHPEYKGKVPYFYERDNQFHIEGGDILNLNDKVLAIGISQRTQAAAIDQIAKNIFAANDSSINTVLAFKIPETRAFMHLDTVFTQIDYDKFTIHPNIMGPLEVHEIKKNGDNIEVKLLTGTLKSILEKYLEVPDVKLIKCGGEDRIAAEREQWNDGSNTLCIAPGVIVVYERNDVTNELLRQAGLKVLEMPSAELSRGRGGPRCMSMPLVRED; this is translated from the coding sequence ATGGCAATTAATGTAAAAAGTGAAATAAAACCGTTAAAAAAAGTTTTATTACACAGACCCGGAAAAGAATTGTTGAATTTGACTCCGGACACATTGGAAAGACTTTTATTTGATGATATACCTTTCCTAAAAGTTGCACAAGCTGAACACGATACTTTTGCAAAAATTCTTAAAGAAAACGGAGTTGAAGTCGTTTATCTTGAAGATTTAGCGGCAGAAACAATAGGACAATGTCCTGATTTAAAGAAACAATTTCTCGAGCAGTTTATTACTGAAGGAGGGGTACTTGTACCTGAATATAGGGAAGCTTTAATGAAACTTTTCGATTCATATAGTGATAATAAGGAATTAATATTGAAAACTATGGAAGGAGTAAAATACGGAGAGCTTAATTTGACTTCTGATTCGCTAATTTCAAGATTAAATGATGATAGTGAACTGATTTTGGATCCTATGCCAAATCTTTATTTCACACGTGATCCTTTCGCTTCAATCGGAAACGGTGTAAGTCTAAATAGAATGTATTCCATAACAAGAAACAGGGAAACTATTTATGCAGATTACATTTTCAAACATCATCCTGAATACAAGGGAAAAGTTCCTTATTTTTATGAAAGGGATAATCAGTTTCATATTGAAGGTGGAGATATTCTTAATTTAAATGATAAGGTACTTGCAATTGGAATTTCTCAACGTACTCAAGCTGCAGCAATAGATCAGATAGCAAAAAACATTTTTGCGGCAAATGATTCTTCAATAAATACCGTACTTGCATTCAAAATACCTGAAACAAGAGCGTTTATGCATTTAGACACTGTGTTTACACAAATAGATTATGATAAGTTTACTATACATCCAAATATTATGGGACCTTTAGAAGTCCATGAGATAAAAAAGAACGGAGATAATATAGAGGTAAAACTTCTGACAGGAACTTTGAAGTCAATACTCGAAAAATATCTGGAAGTTCCTGATGTTAAGTTGATAAAATGCGGCGGAGAAGACAGAATTGCAGCTGAAAGAGAACAGTGGAATGACGGTTCAAATACATTATGTATAGCTCCGGGAGTTATAGTTGTTTATGAAAGAAATGACGTAACGAACGAACTTCTTAGACAGGCAGGCTTGAAAGTTCTTGAAATGCCGAGTGCGGAACTGTCAAGAGGACGTGGAGGACCAAGATGTATGAGTATGCCTTTAGTAAGAGAAGATTAA
- a CDS encoding AraC family transcriptional regulator, with the protein MINELDLQYQKNYKHYKLYSFNIEYIETPVKPTIHSASKLLFFSDGIGKVKIYDREYDIVPNTLLAVFPWEIMEITEIKKILRIMKVSYNSVFSNLILNVLNKYKKNRTHIFSLIKKVPIVYFNETESETVKNIFFQIKDEIGMESFSDFDTFPERDKSKEENDFDLSTVYVTNKLTELIIMIAKKAVSENKEELKKKEVTTNNIIKYIYAHLNEKLTLNKLSVMFFMSESSITRYLEGVTGFTFNELLRHMRISKALDLIVYTDLNIEEIAYLVGFVDGAHISKLCNKYLKMNPNAYREHYKNIYQIFNEKEQELVYSIVNYIYKNYTKELTISDLTDKFNITDTKLNKILMSYSGKRFIEFLNTLRIDKACELLLTTDKSIIDISFELGYNTVKTFNNNFFKLKNITPTDLRKNVKIGV; encoded by the coding sequence ATGATTAACGAATTGGATTTACAGTATCAGAAGAATTATAAACATTATAAATTATATTCTTTTAATATTGAATATATTGAAACTCCTGTCAAACCGACGATACACAGTGCATCAAAATTACTGTTTTTCAGTGATGGTATTGGAAAAGTGAAAATATATGACAGGGAATATGATATTGTTCCTAATACACTGTTGGCAGTTTTTCCGTGGGAAATAATGGAAATAACTGAAATAAAGAAAATACTGAGAATAATGAAGGTATCATATAATTCTGTTTTTAGTAATTTAATATTAAATGTATTGAATAAATATAAGAAAAATAGGACTCATATTTTTTCACTGATAAAAAAAGTTCCGATTGTTTATTTTAATGAAACTGAATCTGAAACAGTAAAAAACATATTTTTTCAGATAAAAGATGAAATAGGAATGGAGTCATTTTCGGATTTTGATACATTTCCTGAAAGGGATAAATCGAAAGAAGAAAATGACTTCGATTTAAGTACGGTTTATGTGACGAATAAACTAACTGAACTAATAATAATGATAGCCAAAAAAGCAGTTTCTGAAAATAAGGAAGAGCTAAAAAAAAAAGAAGTGACAACAAATAATATAATTAAATATATTTATGCACACCTAAATGAAAAGCTTACATTAAACAAACTGTCAGTAATGTTTTTTATGAGTGAGTCGTCTATTACAAGATATTTGGAAGGAGTAACAGGATTTACTTTTAATGAATTGTTAAGGCATATGAGAATTTCAAAAGCACTGGATTTGATTGTGTATACTGATTTGAATATTGAAGAAATAGCATATTTAGTAGGTTTTGTAGATGGTGCTCACATATCAAAGCTATGTAATAAATACTTAAAAATGAATCCGAATGCCTATAGAGAACATTATAAAAATATATATCAAATATTTAATGAAAAAGAACAGGAACTTGTTTACAGTATAGTAAATTATATTTATAAAAATTATACAAAGGAACTGACTATTAGTGATTTGACAGATAAATTCAATATTACCGATACTAAATTAAATAAAATTTTAATGTCATATTCAGGAAAAAGATTTATTGAATTTTTAAATACTTTAAGAATAGATAAGGCTTGTGAACTACTTCTAACAACTGATAAAAGCATAATTGATATTTCTTTTGAATTAGGATATAATACCGTTAAAACATTTAATAATAATTTTTTTAAGTTAAAAAATATAACACCTACGGATTTAAGGAAAAATGTGAAAATAGGTGTTTAA
- the argF gene encoding ornithine carbamoyltransferase: MPKNLSGRNYLKLLDFTSCDIRYLLDLSKNFKELKLTGTPHRYLEGKNIVLLFEKTSTRTRCAFEVAGMDLGMGVTYLDPGSSQMGKKESIEDTARVLGRMYDGIEYRGFDQTIVEELAANAGVPVWNGLTNEFHPTQMLADLLTIEENFGYLKGINFVYMGDTRNNMGNSLLIACAKMGLNFTACGPKDLKPAQELIEKAEELAKASGSIIRFTEDVKEACTNADVIYTDIWVSMGEPEEVWEQRIKELKKFQVNKEAMSYAKDTAIFLHCLPSFHDLKTTIGKEINDKFGLPEMEVTDEVFESPQSKVFDQAENRMHTIKAVMYATLK, encoded by the coding sequence ATGCCAAAAAATTTAAGCGGAAGAAATTATTTGAAATTATTGGATTTTACAAGTTGCGACATCAGATATCTGCTTGATTTGTCAAAAAACTTTAAAGAATTAAAGTTGACAGGGACACCTCACAGATATTTAGAAGGAAAAAATATAGTCCTTTTGTTTGAAAAGACATCTACACGTACAAGATGTGCTTTTGAAGTTGCAGGAATGGACTTAGGAATGGGAGTTACTTATCTTGATCCGGGAAGTTCTCAGATGGGAAAAAAAGAAAGTATTGAAGATACAGCACGTGTTTTGGGAAGAATGTATGACGGAATTGAATACAGAGGATTTGACCAAACTATAGTTGAAGAACTTGCAGCAAATGCAGGAGTACCTGTATGGAATGGACTTACAAATGAGTTTCATCCTACTCAGATGCTTGCAGATTTACTGACAATCGAAGAAAATTTCGGATATTTAAAAGGAATCAACTTTGTATATATGGGAGATACAAGAAACAATATGGGTAACTCTCTTTTAATAGCATGTGCAAAAATGGGATTGAATTTTACTGCATGTGGTCCTAAAGATTTGAAACCTGCTCAGGAATTAATTGAAAAAGCTGAAGAACTTGCTAAGGCAAGCGGAAGTATAATAAGATTTACCGAAGATGTAAAGGAAGCATGTACAAATGCCGATGTTATTTATACGGATATATGGGTATCAATGGGAGAGCCTGAAGAGGTATGGGAACAGAGAATTAAGGAATTGAAAAAATTCCAGGTAAATAAAGAAGCGATGAGCTATGCAAAGGATACTGCTATTTTCCTCCACTGCTTGCCTTCGTTCCATGATTTAAAAACAACTATAGGAAAAGAAATAAATGATAAATTCGGTTTACCTGAAATGGAAGTTACAGACGAAGTTTTTGAAAGCCCTCAGTCAAAAGTTTTCGACCAAGCTGAAAATAGGATGCATACAATTAAAGCGGTAATGTATGCTACGTTGAAATAA
- a CDS encoding metal ABC transporter permease, which translates to MNIIHLLISEHTFRTVAMGCMLLGSVSGILGCFAVLRKQSLLGDAVSHASLPGVCIAFIITQVKNTEILLLGALVVGMICIGLIQIIQNNTKIKFDSALAFILSVFFGLGLVFLSYLNKLPGANKSGLNKFIFGQASTFVERDVKLMLYTGVILLIIIILLWKEFKIVVFDPDFAKTLGFPSRKIEIFISVLLVVTVIIGIQAAGVILISAMIISPGVAARQWTDKLSIMIILSGIFGGLAGLTGTLISMTQSDLPTGPVIVVVISIIVILSILFSPKRGIIFRIVMNKRRKKIFKEQLKNKKIKQTNVQRGLEL; encoded by the coding sequence GTGAATATAATACATCTCCTTATAAGTGAACATACATTCAGAACGGTTGCTATGGGCTGTATGCTTTTAGGCTCTGTTTCAGGTATATTAGGTTGTTTTGCAGTTTTGAGAAAACAAAGTCTGTTAGGAGATGCAGTTTCTCATGCTTCATTGCCCGGAGTCTGTATTGCCTTTATTATCACTCAAGTAAAGAATACTGAAATTCTTCTTTTAGGAGCTTTAGTAGTAGGTATGATCTGTATCGGGCTTATACAGATTATTCAGAATAATACTAAAATAAAATTTGATAGTGCATTAGCCTTTATTTTATCTGTATTTTTCGGTTTGGGTCTTGTTTTTCTTTCATATTTGAACAAGTTACCGGGAGCTAATAAATCAGGATTAAACAAGTTTATTTTTGGACAGGCTTCTACATTTGTCGAACGTGATGTAAAATTGATGTTGTATACAGGAGTGATACTCTTAATTATAATTATTCTATTATGGAAAGAATTTAAAATAGTGGTTTTTGATCCTGATTTTGCAAAAACGTTAGGGTTTCCAAGTAGAAAAATTGAAATTTTTATTTCTGTCTTACTTGTAGTTACGGTAATAATAGGAATTCAGGCAGCAGGAGTAATACTGATAAGTGCTATGATTATTTCTCCGGGAGTGGCGGCAAGACAATGGACGGATAAATTATCAATAATGATTATTCTATCAGGGATATTTGGGGGATTGGCAGGATTGACAGGAACTCTTATAAGTATGACTCAGTCTGATCTTCCAACAGGTCCCGTTATAGTAGTAGTTATAAGTATAATAGTAATATTAAGCATTCTTTTTTCTCCCAAAAGAGGAATTATATTCCGGATTGTTATGAATAAGAGAAGAAAAAAAATATTTAAAGAACAGCTTAAAAATAAGAAAATAAAACAGACCAATGTGCAAAGGGGGCTGGAATTATGA
- a CDS encoding metal ABC transporter permease, giving the protein MSAGLVIQLIAIMVASSCSILGAFLVLKNMAMVSDAITHTILLGIVIAFFIVHDLSSPFLILGAGIVGVLTVYLVELLHSTRLVKEDSAIGVVFPLLFSIAVILISKYASNIHLDVDSVLLGELAFAPFNTVEIFGFTIAKGLIITFTVFVVNFLFVIIFFKELKISTFDKALAATLGMKPVLIHYMLMSLVSVTSVASFEAVGSILVVAFMIGPPITAYLITSNLKIMLFLSIILGSVSSVIGYFLAVKWDVSIAGMISVVIGVIFIIVLTVSPKKGLIFTFYRKKNQKIEFSVKMLLIHIFNHSGTPEEKDECGLDTMEYHLRWEKKFYNKILEKAKELKLIYIDNRIFKITDKGKEFLKQKL; this is encoded by the coding sequence ATGAGTGCAGGATTGGTAATACAGCTAATTGCAATAATGGTAGCTTCTTCGTGTTCTATTTTAGGTGCATTTCTGGTTTTGAAAAATATGGCAATGGTTTCTGATGCAATAACTCATACAATTTTACTCGGTATTGTAATTGCATTTTTCATAGTTCATGATTTAAGCTCACCTTTCTTGATATTAGGTGCAGGGATAGTAGGGGTTTTAACAGTATATTTAGTGGAACTTTTGCATTCTACAAGACTTGTAAAAGAAGATTCCGCAATCGGAGTAGTATTTCCTCTTTTGTTCAGTATAGCTGTGATACTTATATCAAAATATGCTTCAAATATTCATCTCGATGTAGATTCCGTATTATTAGGAGAGCTTGCCTTTGCTCCATTTAATACGGTAGAAATTTTTGGTTTTACGATAGCTAAAGGTTTAATTATAACTTTTACCGTATTTGTAGTAAATTTCTTATTTGTAATAATTTTTTTCAAAGAGTTAAAAATATCTACTTTTGATAAGGCACTTGCAGCAACTCTAGGGATGAAACCTGTATTAATTCACTACATGCTTATGTCACTGGTATCAGTAACTTCAGTAGCATCTTTTGAAGCTGTAGGATCCATACTGGTAGTAGCTTTTATGATAGGACCGCCGATAACTGCTTATTTAATTACAAGTAATCTTAAGATAATGCTGTTTTTAAGCATAATTTTAGGCTCAGTATCAAGTGTAATTGGATATTTTCTCGCTGTAAAATGGGATGTTTCAATAGCAGGGATGATTTCGGTAGTAATAGGAGTGATTTTCATTATTGTACTGACAGTTTCTCCTAAAAAAGGATTGATTTTTACATTTTATCGGAAGAAAAATCAAAAAATAGAATTTTCAGTAAAAATGTTATTAATTCATATATTTAATCATAGTGGTACACCTGAAGAAAAAGATGAATGCGGACTTGACACAATGGAGTATCATTTAAGATGGGAAAAAAAGTTTTATAACAAAATTCTTGAAAAAGCTAAAGAATTAAAATTGATATATATAGATAACAGAATTTTTAAAATAACAGATAAGGGAAAAGAATTTTTAAAACAAAAACTATAA